ATCCCCCTTCGCCGGCACCGTCGCCCGCCTCGTCGCCCAACCCGGCGACACCATCGCCGTCGGCGCCCCCATCGCCTACCTGCTGTCGGAGTCGGACGACCTGATGGCCGGCCTCTTCGACGACCCGGCCCCCACCGGCCCGAACGGGTCGACCGCCGAACCGGCCGTCCCCGGCTCCGACGTCCCCCCCAACCTGGACGCCGAACCCAGCACCAACGGCACCCCGAACCGGGGCCTGCTGGACGCAACCCCCGTCTCCCGCCGCGGACCCATCCCCACCGTCCCCCGCGCCCGCCGCCGCGCGGCCGAACTGCGGGTCAAGCTCGAGAACGTCACCGCGACCCGCGCCGACGGGGTCATCACCGTGGAGGACGTCGAAAAAGCCGCCCAGGCAACCGCTCCCACCCCGGTCGCTGCCCCGGCACCGGTCGCGGCGGCCCCGGTCGCCGCCCCGGCACCAGCTGCCGCTCCGGCCCGACCCGCCCCCGCACCAGCCCCGGCCGCCGCGGCCCCCGCGCCGGCCGCTGCGGCCACCGGCGACGCCGACCCGGGCTTCGCCGACGCCCTGGCCGCCCGGCGTCGCTCCATCCGGTCGGCCGTGGCCCGGACCATGACCTCCAGCGCCGCGGTCCCCCAGTTCACCGTGTTCGCCGAACTGGACCTCGATGCCGCCGCCCGTGCCCGCGGACGGATCGGCTGGACCACCCTGCTGCTGCGGGCGCTGTCGCGCGCGTTGCGCAACAACCCGCAGGTCAACGCCGGCTGGGACGAGCAGGCCGGCACCCCCGCCGCCCCGCACACCAACGTCGGCGTCGCCCTCGCCGTCGACTCCGCGGTCGGGCTGCTGGCCCCCGTCGTCCGCGACCCCGACCTGCTGCCGGTCGAGGAGCAGGACCAGCTGGTCCGGGCCACCATCAACCGGGCCCGCACGGGAGCGCTCACCGGAGCGGACATCACCGGCGGCACCACCACCCTGTCCAACCTCGGCGGATTCGGGGTGCCGTACTTCACCAGCCTGCTCACCCCACCCCAAGCCACCGCCCTGTCGATCGGCGCCATCACCGAACGGCCGGTCGTCCACCGCGGCGGCCTGACCATCCGCCTCGGCGCCACCATCGGACTCACCCTCGACCACCGACCCGTCGACGGGGCCGACGGCGCCAAGGTCCTCGCCGAGATCGGTGAGCTGTTCCGCAACCCGGACCGGTTGCTCGACTGAGACCGAACGCGAGTGGTGCAGGTGCGGTTGTCTTCGACTGCACCTGCACCACTCGACGGGGCCGACCGTCGACGTCGCGGCGGACGGCGGCGGCCCTCGCCGTATCCTGAGGACTCACCCTCCGAGCGACGGGAGCGACATCATGTCCGGAGCCTCTTCCGGACCGTCGCCGACCGTTCGGGCCGCTGGCATCGTGCTCGGCGCCGGCAGTGGCACCCGGGTGGGCGCTTCCCTCAACAAGGTGTTCCTCCCTTTGGCCGGCCGCCGGGTCCTGGCCTGGAGCCTGCTGGCCTTCGCCCGCGTCCCGGCGATCCGCCGGCTGCTGCTGGTGGTCCGGGACGGAGACCAGGATCTGGCCGACGAGATGATCGACCGCGAGGTGGCCCCGGCGATCGGTTCGGGCCGCCGGGTGGAGGTGATCACCGGGGGCAGCACCCGTCACGAATCCGAGCTCTTCGCCCTCCGGCACCTGGCCGCCGACATCGCTGCCGACCGGGTCGACACCGTCCTCATCCACGACGGCGCCCGCCCCATCATCGGCCCGTCGCTGGTGCACCGACTCCTCGACGAGGTCGCCGTCACCGGCGCCGTCTACCCCGGCCTGGAGGACGAGCAGATCTGCGCGACCGGCGAGGACGGCCACCTGGTCGTCGATCCGGCCGCCCGATACGTGAGAGCCCAAACCCCGCAGGTATTCTCCGCCGCCCCCCTGTTGCGGGCGTACGAGCAGGCCTTCCAGGACGGTTTCGACACCACCGACACCGTGTCCTGCTGGAACGCCTACCAGCCGACCCTGTCGTCGTGGATCCCCGGGGACGTCCGCAACATCAAGATCACCTACCCCGACGACCTGGTCGACGCCGAGCGAATGCTGCGGGCCACCGGATTCCAGGTGCAGTGAGATGGCCACCGACGAAACCGAACTCGCCGATCTGCTGTGCTCGTCCTGCGGACGGGTCACCGAACACGACGTCGTCTACGCCGGCCGGCTGCTGCTGCACACCGAATGCCACCGCTGTCACCACATCGTCCGCTACCCGCACGAGTCATTACCCGACGAGTACCTCGAAGACCTCAAGGACCGGGTTCGCACCAAACCGCGGCGGCTGTTGCGGCGGGCCAACCGGCACCCCCGACGGTTCCTCGCCGGGCTGCCGGGTGCGGTCCTGCGACAGCCCCGCAAGATGATCGGTGAACTGCGCCGCGTGCGCCGGGAAAGCGCCGAGGAACGCCGCCGTCAGGATCCCGGTTCGACCTGAGAACGCGGCAACCCGACACGGATTCAGTTCAGCGGACGCTGACCAGCGACGGGTCGGTGACGTCGTACTGCGACCCCTTCTGCTCCAGCAGCGTCGGCAGCACCTGCATCTTGCGAGCGGACTGATCCGCTCCGCCCCAGACCACGGTGCGGCCGTCGGTCAGGGTCAGCTGCACGTCGTAGGCGGTCCGCGCGCTCACCGCGGCGACCTGGCCGCGGAAGGAGTCGGTGAACGACTCGATGACCGTCATCGCCGCCTCCGTGGCCGGATCCCCCGGTCCCGGAGTGGCCAGCTTCAGAGTCACCAGGCCGGCCGGGGCCGCGGCGACCGGGAGATAGGCGACACCCTGCCGATCCATCAACCACAGCTGACCGTTGGCCGACGTGACCGCCACCGGGACGCGCGGGGTGATGGTGACCGTCACCGCGTTCGGCCAGGAGCGGCCGACACTCACCGCGTCGACCTGCGGAACGTCCCGCACCCGCTCGGCGATCCCGCCGAGATCGATACGGGCCAAGGGGGTTCCGTCGGGCACATCGACGACCGCACGCACCGCCGCGTCGAGCGAGGGGTCGAGTGTGCCGCCCGCCACCGCGGCGCCGTCGGCCCCGGTGATGGATCCCGCGGTGATGACGACGGACCGCAGACCGAGCAGCGGAGTGAAGAAGATGACGACCCCGGCCGCCACCAGCAGCGTCGCGGTCAGGGCGGCACCCAGGATCCAGGGCCACCGGCGCACCTGCTGCGGCGCCCGCCGCGGACGCACATCGGGCGCCGGTCGGTCGGCGGTCAGCACTCCCCCGGCCGGAGCGGCCTTCGTCGTCGCCTTCGCGCCGGACCGGCCGCCGGTCGACCGGGACCGACCCGATCCGCCGTCCTTGCGGGCTTCCCGCGACAACCGCGGCAGCCGCGTCATCGGGTTGCCTCCGCCGACAACCGCGCCAGCAGTTCGGGACCGATGGCCGTCACGTCACCGGCGCCCATGGTGATCACCACGTCGCCGTCCCGCAGCACCCGGGCCGCCGACACGGTGGCCGCGGCGCGGTCCGGCTCGTAGACCAGCGGCACCGCCGCGTCGACCGCCCGGGCGATCAACTCACCGGACACCCCCGGCCGCGGATCCTCCCGGGCCGCGAACACGTCGAGCAGCACGACCACGTCGGCCGCCGACAGGGCCCGCCCGAACTCGGTCGCGAACGTCTCGGTCCGCGAGTACAGGTGTGGCTGGAAGATCACCACCAGCCGACCGGTGGAGGGGACCACCGACCGGGCCGCGGCCAGCTGGGCGGCCACCTCGGTCGGGTGGTGGGCGTAGTCGTCGTAGACGGTGACGCCGGCCGCCGCGCCCTTGTGTTCGAAACGTCGGCGGACGCCGCCGTAAGTGGCGAGCCCCGCGGCCAGCGACGCCGGGTCGACGCCCAGCTCGGCGCCGGCGGCCACCGTCGCCGCGGCGTTCAGCATCATGTGGTCACCGGGGACCTGCAGGCGCAGCACCACCGGCGGCCCGCCGGGCAGGGTCAGCACCGCGGTCTGCGGACCTCCGTCCACCGCCGGGGAACCGTCGCGCTCCAGCCGGACCTCCGCGTCGGCCGATCGACCGTAGGTGACGACGCGGCGCAGACCCGAACGCCGGGCCGACGCCGCCAGCGCGGCCGAACCCGGATCGTCGGCGCAGGCGACGAGGAACCCACCCGGCTCGATGCGTTCGACGAACTGCTCGAAGACCGCCTCGTAGGCCTCGGCGGTGCCGTGATGGTCCAGGTGGTCCGGTTCGAGGTTGGTGACGATCGCACCGTGCGGGGCGAAGGCCAGGAACGATCCGTCGGACTCGTCGGCCTCG
This genomic stretch from Nakamurella flava harbors:
- the murC gene encoding UDP-N-acetylmuramate--L-alanine ligase encodes the protein MSADHSGSVPAAEVPVTAEGVSLARTHLVGVGGAGMSGIARILVDRGLPVSGSDAKQSATVSALIERGVQVAVGHGADRLDLLAGGPTAVVVSTAVRPDNPELVAARERGIPVVRRAVALAALMTGQRAVCVAGTHGKTSTTSMLTVALRAADLDPSFMIGGELTDSGLAAHAGRGDVFVAEADESDGSFLAFAPHGAIVTNLEPDHLDHHGTAEAYEAVFEQFVERIEPGGFLVACADDPGSAALAASARRSGLRRVVTYGRSADAEVRLERDGSPAVDGGPQTAVLTLPGGPPVVLRLQVPGDHMMLNAAATVAAGAELGVDPASLAAGLATYGGVRRRFEHKGAAAGVTVYDDYAHHPTEVAAQLAAARSVVPSTGRLVVIFQPHLYSRTETFATEFGRALSAADVVVLLDVFAAREDPRPGVSGELIARAVDAAVPLVYEPDRAAATVSAARVLRDGDVVITMGAGDVTAIGPELLARLSAEATR
- a CDS encoding cell division protein FtsQ/DivIB, whose product is MTRLPRLSREARKDGGSGRSRSTGGRSGAKATTKAAPAGGVLTADRPAPDVRPRRAPQQVRRWPWILGAALTATLLVAAGVVIFFTPLLGLRSVVITAGSITGADGAAVAGGTLDPSLDAAVRAVVDVPDGTPLARIDLGGIAERVRDVPQVDAVSVGRSWPNAVTVTITPRVPVAVTSANGQLWLMDRQGVAYLPVAAAPAGLVTLKLATPGPGDPATEAAMTVIESFTDSFRGQVAAVSARTAYDVQLTLTDGRTVVWGGADQSARKMQVLPTLLEQKGSQYDVTDPSLVSVR
- a CDS encoding 2-oxo acid dehydrogenase subunit E2, which encodes SPFAGTVARLVAQPGDTIAVGAPIAYLLSESDDLMAGLFDDPAPTGPNGSTAEPAVPGSDVPPNLDAEPSTNGTPNRGLLDATPVSRRGPIPTVPRARRRAAELRVKLENVTATRADGVITVEDVEKAAQATAPTPVAAPAPVAAAPVAAPAPAAAPARPAPAPAPAAAAPAPAAAATGDADPGFADALAARRRSIRSAVARTMTSSAAVPQFTVFAELDLDAAARARGRIGWTTLLLRALSRALRNNPQVNAGWDEQAGTPAAPHTNVGVALAVDSAVGLLAPVVRDPDLLPVEEQDQLVRATINRARTGALTGADITGGTTTLSNLGGFGVPYFTSLLTPPQATALSIGAITERPVVHRGGLTIRLGATIGLTLDHRPVDGADGAKVLAEIGELFRNPDRLLD
- a CDS encoding IspD/TarI family cytidylyltransferase; its protein translation is MSGASSGPSPTVRAAGIVLGAGSGTRVGASLNKVFLPLAGRRVLAWSLLAFARVPAIRRLLLVVRDGDQDLADEMIDREVAPAIGSGRRVEVITGGSTRHESELFALRHLAADIAADRVDTVLIHDGARPIIGPSLVHRLLDEVAVTGAVYPGLEDEQICATGEDGHLVVDPAARYVRAQTPQVFSAAPLLRAYEQAFQDGFDTTDTVSCWNAYQPTLSSWIPGDVRNIKITYPDDLVDAERMLRATGFQVQ